One window of Kosakonia cowanii JCM 10956 = DSM 18146 genomic DNA carries:
- a CDS encoding ABC transporter ATP-binding protein, producing MLRLNQVSKSFEGNAALSAVSLEIADGEFVVLVGPSGCGKSTLLRLIAGLESVSSGEIWLDNQQITTLSPRDRNFAMIFQNYALFPHLSVRDNITFGMKVRNEERASWQPRLERVAQMLELDTLLERKPAKLSGGQRQRVAMARAIVRNPKLFLMDEPLSNLDARLRSDVRDSIMAMHQQLQISTIYVTHDQTEAMSMADRIVVMNGGHVQQVGRPEELYAHPVNLFVAGFIGSPAMNLQRLPCAGGDVLLGEQRLPLPAHARHHAEVWLGIRPEHISDVPEAGNLMLPATVTQRELMGADYQLHVTTPIGNLRYIRRHRGDVPNKGDTLSVGFSPFDCHLFAADTQRNLHQERDHA from the coding sequence ATGTTAAGACTCAATCAGGTTAGTAAAAGCTTTGAGGGCAACGCGGCGCTGAGTGCGGTCTCGCTAGAGATTGCCGACGGCGAATTTGTGGTGCTGGTCGGCCCGTCCGGCTGCGGTAAAAGCACGCTGCTGCGGCTGATCGCCGGACTAGAGAGCGTCAGCAGCGGGGAGATCTGGCTCGATAACCAGCAGATCACGACCCTTTCGCCGCGCGATCGCAACTTTGCGATGATCTTCCAGAACTACGCCCTCTTCCCGCATCTTTCCGTGCGCGACAACATCACCTTCGGCATGAAGGTGCGCAATGAGGAGCGAGCAAGCTGGCAGCCGCGGCTGGAGCGTGTGGCGCAGATGCTGGAACTCGATACGCTGCTGGAGAGAAAACCGGCCAAGCTTTCTGGCGGCCAGCGCCAGCGCGTGGCGATGGCGCGCGCCATCGTGCGCAACCCGAAACTCTTTTTGATGGATGAACCGCTCTCCAACCTTGATGCCCGCCTGCGCAGCGACGTGCGCGATAGCATTATGGCGATGCACCAGCAGTTACAGATAAGCACCATCTACGTCACCCACGATCAGACCGAAGCGATGTCGATGGCCGACCGCATCGTGGTGATGAATGGCGGGCATGTGCAGCAGGTGGGCCGCCCGGAAGAGCTCTATGCGCACCCGGTGAACCTGTTTGTCGCTGGCTTTATCGGCTCACCGGCGATGAATCTGCAACGGCTGCCCTGCGCCGGGGGCGATGTGCTGCTGGGCGAGCAGCGCCTGCCGTTGCCGGCTCACGCCCGTCATCATGCGGAGGTGTGGCTCGGCATTCGCCCGGAACATATCTCTGATGTGCCAGAAGCAGGCAATCTGATGCTGCCTGCCACCGTCACCCAGCGCGAACTGATGGGCGCTGATTACCAGCTGCATGTCACCACGCCCATCGGCAACCTGCGCTATATCCGCCGTCACCGGGGCGATGTTCCCAACAAAGGGGACACGCTCAGCGTCGGTTTTTCACCGTTTGATTGCCACCTTTTTGCTGCCGATACGCAGCGTAATTTACACCAGGAGAGAGACCATGCATAA
- a CDS encoding carbohydrate ABC transporter permease, with protein MKKYWLPWLILSPSLLFLALFTYFPLLRSVYDSLFDTRMASDNPPFVGAANFTRLLEDSVFWQSLLNNLLYILLTVIPGVTLALLLAVALWENHRVNRWLRTAFFFPMIIPMVSAAALWLFIFMPGLGMLDHYLATLFGPMNNNWLGRSNSALFALALIGVWKFAGYYMLFFLAGLQGIPASTREAAVMEGATPTQVFFKVTLPLLRPTLSFVLTTALIYSVTQIDHVAVMTHGGPDNATTVLLYYIQNLAWETHDLGKASAATFLTLVGLFIFSLVNLKLLERGAHYER; from the coding sequence ATGAAAAAGTACTGGCTTCCCTGGCTTATCCTCTCGCCGTCGCTGCTGTTCCTGGCGCTGTTCACCTACTTTCCCCTGCTGCGCTCGGTCTACGACAGCCTGTTTGATACGCGCATGGCGAGCGACAACCCGCCCTTTGTCGGTGCGGCTAACTTTACGCGCCTGCTGGAGGACAGTGTCTTCTGGCAATCGCTGCTCAATAACCTGCTCTATATCCTGCTGACGGTGATCCCGGGCGTCACGCTGGCGCTGCTGCTGGCCGTCGCGCTATGGGAAAACCACCGCGTCAACCGCTGGCTGCGCACCGCTTTTTTCTTCCCGATGATTATCCCGATGGTCAGCGCGGCTGCGCTGTGGCTGTTTATCTTTATGCCCGGCCTCGGCATGCTCGATCACTACCTGGCCACCCTTTTTGGGCCGATGAATAACAACTGGCTCGGTCGCAGCAACAGCGCGCTGTTTGCGCTGGCGCTGATTGGCGTATGGAAATTCGCTGGCTACTACATGCTCTTCTTTCTCGCCGGCTTGCAGGGTATTCCCGCTTCCACGCGCGAAGCGGCGGTGATGGAGGGCGCAACGCCGACCCAGGTTTTCTTCAAAGTGACGCTGCCGCTGCTGCGTCCGACCCTGAGCTTTGTGCTCACCACGGCGCTGATCTACTCCGTAACGCAGATCGATCACGTTGCGGTGATGACTCACGGCGGGCCGGACAACGCCACCACCGTGCTGCTCTACTACATCCAGAATCTCGCCTGGGAGACGCACGATCTCGGTAAAGCGTCGGCGGCCACCTTTTTAACGCTGGTCGGCCTGTTCATCTTTTCGCTGGTTAACCTGAAATTACTGGAAAGAGGAGCGCACTATGAGCGTTGA
- a CDS encoding putative T6SS immunity periplasmic lipoprotein produces the protein MMRANMLLIAVCMLSGCIGFLDKMTREVPTNLFLMNHEVCAVSIMKPGEKMVSAEIFSTDEGKRFELFPDKPRYIAAGDCLPMFSTAFRAGEKYAYSWNVVPVKGDAYLITAQFTLSTDSAGHLSVSDTSIR, from the coding sequence ATGATGAGAGCAAATATGCTATTGATAGCAGTATGCATGCTATCTGGCTGCATCGGGTTTCTTGACAAAATGACACGAGAAGTGCCGACAAATCTATTTTTGATGAATCATGAAGTTTGCGCAGTCTCGATCATGAAACCCGGCGAAAAGATGGTCTCGGCTGAGATTTTCAGTACTGATGAAGGAAAGCGTTTTGAACTCTTCCCGGATAAGCCGCGTTATATTGCTGCGGGTGATTGCCTGCCCATGTTTAGCACTGCATTCAGGGCAGGGGAAAAATATGCTTACTCCTGGAACGTTGTACCTGTCAAAGGTGATGCCTACCTCATCACCGCCCAATTTACCCTCTCCACCGATAGCGCAGGGCATCTTTCAGTGAGCGATACCTCAATCCGCTGA
- a CDS encoding ABC transporter substrate-binding protein, whose protein sequence is MHKLMRALTYGITLAVSATAAAQEKIDFMFPAPVDGKLTMEMTRIIKAFNDSQKEVEVRGIFTGNYDTTKMKAESAQKAGQPPALVIMSANFTTDLALKDEILPMDELFKYGDKKAGDFLQSAFWPAMQKNAQVMGVTYAIPFHNSTPILYYNKTLFAQAGITQPPQDWKTLLEDAKKLTDQSKGQWGIMLPSTNDDYGGWIFSSLVRANGGNYFNENFPGEVYYNAPTTIGALRFWQDLIYKEKVMPSGVLNSKQISAAFFSGKVGMTMLSTGALGFMRENSKGFELGVAMMPAQLQRAVPIGGASLVSFKGISDAQKKAAYQFMTYLISPEVNGAWSRFTGYFSPLKATYDTPEMKAYLKQDPRAAIALEQLQYAHPWYSTYETVAVRKAMENQLAAVVNDEKVTPEAAAAAAQKEADTLMKPYVDKTALQPVK, encoded by the coding sequence ATGCATAAGTTAATGCGAGCGCTTACTTACGGCATAACCCTTGCGGTAAGCGCCACTGCGGCGGCGCAGGAGAAGATCGACTTTATGTTTCCGGCACCGGTCGACGGCAAGCTAACGATGGAGATGACGCGCATCATCAAAGCCTTCAACGACTCGCAAAAAGAGGTTGAGGTGCGCGGCATTTTTACCGGCAACTACGACACCACCAAAATGAAAGCCGAGTCTGCGCAGAAGGCGGGCCAGCCGCCTGCGCTGGTGATCATGTCCGCCAACTTCACTACCGATCTGGCGTTAAAAGATGAAATCCTGCCGATGGATGAGCTATTCAAATATGGCGATAAAAAAGCGGGCGATTTCCTGCAAAGCGCCTTCTGGCCTGCGATGCAGAAGAATGCGCAGGTGATGGGCGTAACTTATGCCATCCCGTTCCACAACTCGACGCCAATCCTCTACTACAACAAAACGCTGTTTGCGCAGGCGGGCATTACGCAACCGCCACAAGACTGGAAAACGCTGCTGGAGGATGCGAAAAAGCTGACGGACCAGAGCAAAGGCCAGTGGGGCATTATGCTCCCCTCTACCAATGACGATTACGGCGGCTGGATCTTCTCCTCGCTGGTACGCGCCAACGGTGGCAATTACTTCAACGAGAACTTCCCGGGCGAGGTCTATTACAACGCGCCGACCACCATTGGCGCACTGCGCTTCTGGCAGGATCTGATCTACAAAGAGAAGGTGATGCCCTCCGGCGTGCTGAACTCAAAACAGATCAGCGCCGCCTTCTTCTCCGGCAAGGTGGGGATGACGATGCTGAGCACCGGCGCGCTTGGCTTTATGCGTGAGAACAGCAAAGGGTTTGAGCTGGGCGTGGCGATGATGCCTGCCCAGCTGCAGCGCGCGGTGCCGATTGGCGGTGCCAGCCTGGTGAGCTTTAAAGGCATCTCAGACGCGCAGAAAAAAGCGGCTTATCAGTTTATGACCTACCTCATCAGCCCGGAGGTGAACGGCGCGTGGAGCCGCTTTACCGGCTACTTCTCGCCGCTGAAAGCGACCTACGACACGCCGGAGATGAAGGCTTATCTCAAGCAGGATCCGCGCGCGGCGATTGCGCTGGAGCAGTTGCAGTATGCGCACCCGTGGTACTCCACTTATGAAACCGTCGCCGTGCGCAAAGCGATGGAGAACCAGCTCGCCGCGGTGGTGAACGATGAGAAAGTGACGCCGGAAGCGGCGGCCGCCGCCGCACAAAAAGAGGCGGATACGCTGATGAAGCCGTATGTCGATAAAACGGCGCTACAGCCGGTGAAATAA
- a CDS encoding TonB-dependent siderophore receptor: protein MADLTGCYSGQKGRARLSALILGALVSPLTHAADNKEGDTVTVVADAAADKPATSGYQPLSSSTATLTSMPLLDIPQVVNTVSDQVLEDQHATTLDEALYNVSNVVQTNTLGGTQDAFVRRGFGANRDGSVMTNGLRTVVPRSFNADVSRVEVLKGPASTLYGILDPGGLINVVTKRPETTFGGSVSATSSSFGGGTGEFDVTGPIEGTRLAWRLIGEYQNEDYWRNFGKQKSTFIAPSLSWFGDNATINVLYSHRDYQMPFDRGTIFDLATKQPVNVDRKTRFDEPFNITDGESDIAQLNAEYRFNSQWTGKLEYGFSQDKYSDNQSRVMAYNAATGGLTRRVDATQGSTQRMHTTRADLQGNVTLGGFYNEILTGVAYENYDLLRTDMIRCKNLKDFNIYNPSYGRASKCTTVSASDSDQRIQQESYSAYAQDALYLTDNWIAVAGMRYQYYTQYAGKGRPFKVNTDSSDEQWTPKFGLVYKLTPSISLFGNVAKAFMPQSSIASYIGDLPPETSTSYEVGAKFDLFDGVTANITAFDIHKRNVLYNEIVGDETVAKTAGRVRSQGVEMDVAGALTPNMNVIASYSYTAAKVLEDPDYAGKPLPNVPRHTGSLFLTYDIHNVYAGNTLTLGGGGHGVSRRSATNGADYYLPGYVVADAFAAYKMQLRYPVTLQLNLKNLFDKTYYTSSMGTNNLGNQIGDPREVQFTVKMDF, encoded by the coding sequence ATGGCAGATTTAACGGGTTGTTATTCCGGGCAAAAAGGGCGCGCGCGCCTCTCTGCGCTCATTTTAGGCGCGCTCGTTTCACCACTCACGCACGCCGCAGATAACAAAGAGGGCGACACCGTAACGGTAGTGGCAGATGCCGCCGCCGATAAACCGGCCACCTCCGGGTATCAGCCGCTCAGCTCCTCCACCGCCACCCTGACCTCAATGCCGCTGCTGGATATTCCGCAAGTGGTGAACACCGTCAGCGACCAGGTGCTGGAAGATCAACACGCCACTACGCTTGATGAAGCGCTGTACAACGTCAGCAACGTTGTGCAGACCAACACGCTTGGCGGCACGCAGGATGCGTTTGTGCGCCGCGGTTTTGGTGCCAACCGCGACGGCTCGGTAATGACCAACGGCCTGCGCACCGTGGTGCCGCGCAGTTTTAACGCTGATGTCTCCAGGGTGGAAGTGCTGAAAGGCCCGGCCTCAACGCTGTATGGCATTCTCGATCCCGGCGGGCTTATCAACGTGGTGACCAAACGCCCGGAAACCACCTTTGGTGGCTCCGTTTCCGCCACCTCCAGCAGCTTTGGCGGCGGCACCGGTGAGTTTGACGTTACCGGCCCGATCGAAGGCACGCGGCTGGCCTGGCGCTTGATCGGCGAATACCAGAACGAAGATTACTGGCGTAATTTCGGTAAGCAGAAAAGCACCTTTATCGCCCCTTCGCTGAGCTGGTTTGGCGATAACGCCACGATCAACGTGCTCTACTCCCATCGTGATTATCAGATGCCGTTCGATCGTGGCACGATCTTCGATCTTGCGACCAAACAGCCGGTCAATGTCGATCGTAAAACCCGTTTTGATGAGCCGTTTAATATTACTGACGGTGAATCTGATATCGCGCAGCTCAACGCTGAATACCGCTTTAACAGCCAGTGGACCGGAAAGCTGGAGTACGGTTTCAGCCAGGATAAATACAGCGATAACCAGTCGCGGGTGATGGCCTATAACGCCGCCACCGGTGGGCTGACGCGCCGGGTGGATGCCACGCAGGGATCGACCCAGCGCATGCACACCACGCGCGCCGATCTGCAGGGCAACGTGACGCTCGGCGGCTTTTATAACGAGATCCTCACCGGCGTCGCGTATGAAAATTACGATCTGCTGCGCACCGATATGATCCGCTGTAAGAACCTGAAAGATTTCAATATTTACAACCCGAGCTACGGTCGTGCGAGCAAATGTACAACCGTCTCGGCCTCCGACAGCGATCAGCGCATCCAGCAAGAGAGCTACTCGGCGTATGCCCAGGATGCGCTCTATCTGACGGACAACTGGATCGCGGTCGCCGGGATGCGCTACCAGTATTACACCCAGTATGCGGGCAAAGGGCGGCCGTTTAAGGTCAACACCGACAGCAGCGATGAGCAGTGGACGCCGAAGTTTGGCCTCGTCTATAAACTCACGCCGTCGATCTCACTGTTCGGTAACGTGGCGAAAGCCTTTATGCCGCAGTCGTCCATTGCCAGCTATATCGGCGACTTGCCGCCAGAAACGTCGACATCCTATGAAGTGGGTGCCAAATTCGACCTCTTCGACGGTGTTACCGCCAATATCACGGCGTTTGATATTCACAAACGCAACGTGCTGTATAACGAAATCGTCGGCGATGAGACGGTAGCGAAAACCGCCGGGCGCGTGCGCTCCCAGGGCGTTGAGATGGATGTGGCAGGTGCGCTGACGCCGAATATGAATGTGATCGCCAGCTACAGCTATACCGCGGCGAAAGTGCTGGAAGATCCCGACTACGCCGGGAAACCGCTGCCGAACGTGCCGCGTCACACCGGTTCGCTGTTCCTGACCTATGACATTCACAATGTTTACGCCGGTAATACGCTGACCCTTGGCGGCGGTGGGCACGGCGTCAGCCGCCGCTCGGCCACCAACGGCGCGGATTACTACCTGCCTGGCTATGTCGTCGCGGACGCCTTTGCCGCTTACAAAATGCAGCTGCGCTACCCGGTGACGCTGCAACTGAACCTGAAAAACCTGTTTGATAAGACCTATTACACCTCATCGATGGGCACCAATAATCTGGGTAACCAGATTGGCGATCCGCGTGAAGTGCAGTTCACGGTGAAGATGGATTTTTAA
- a CDS encoding FecCD family ABC transporter permease has product MIIRHSARVSIAALGLLALVMMAAIAHLGLGARYIAPPTVVQALIAFDPHNFDHRVIISLRLLRLVAAIFTGGALGVAGALLQSVIRNPLGEPHILGLNAGAALAVVATTALGITVGDAAVSRPLIAATGAAILFSLVMLLCSAGRAGFTPMKVTLCGVALSAFASSITAAILILDEQTLLSMRTWLAGDLAGLSWAQITPAAMAATAGFGLAIGLAPALNMLALGDTLARGLGVSLTRIRLLSLLAIALLCGAAVAIAGPVGFVGLVVPHMVRRLAGSDLRVVIPLSALGGAALLLLADIAARTLLSPQELATGVMTALVGAPLFMLLAARFFK; this is encoded by the coding sequence ATGATCATTCGTCACTCTGCGCGCGTGAGCATCGCCGCGCTTGGCCTGCTGGCATTAGTGATGATGGCGGCCATTGCCCACCTGGGACTTGGCGCGCGCTACATCGCACCGCCGACGGTGGTACAGGCGCTGATCGCCTTTGATCCGCACAATTTCGATCACCGGGTGATCATCAGCCTGCGTTTGCTGCGCCTCGTCGCCGCGATCTTTACCGGCGGCGCGTTGGGCGTTGCCGGAGCACTCTTGCAGTCGGTTATTCGCAACCCCTTAGGCGAGCCGCACATCCTCGGTTTGAATGCCGGAGCCGCGCTGGCGGTGGTGGCAACTACCGCGCTTGGCATCACGGTGGGCGATGCCGCCGTGAGCCGACCGCTGATTGCCGCCACCGGCGCGGCGATCCTCTTTTCGCTTGTGATGCTGCTCTGTTCAGCCGGGCGCGCTGGCTTCACGCCGATGAAGGTGACGCTCTGCGGCGTGGCGCTGTCGGCCTTTGCCTCGTCAATCACCGCCGCGATCCTGATCCTTGATGAGCAGACCCTGCTGAGCATGCGCACCTGGCTGGCTGGCGATCTTGCCGGGCTAAGCTGGGCGCAAATCACCCCTGCGGCGATGGCTGCCACCGCTGGCTTCGGGCTGGCGATTGGGCTGGCACCAGCACTGAATATGCTGGCGCTCGGTGATACGCTGGCGCGCGGCCTTGGTGTTTCGCTGACGCGCATTCGCCTGCTCTCCTTACTCGCCATTGCGCTGCTGTGCGGTGCGGCGGTCGCCATTGCCGGGCCGGTCGGGTTTGTCGGGCTGGTAGTGCCGCATATGGTGCGCCGCCTGGCGGGGAGCGATCTGCGCGTGGTGATCCCACTTTCCGCCCTTGGAGGCGCGGCGCTGCTGCTGCTGGCGGATATCGCCGCGCGAACGCTGCTGTCGCCACAGGAGCTGGCAACCGGGGTGATGACTGCGCTGGTCGGCGCGCCGCTGTTTATGCTGCTGGCGGCGAGGTTCTTCAAATGA
- a CDS encoding ABC transporter ATP-binding protein, which yields MPQHVEQPESGQGIVLDRLSAGYHKQIIVDEISLTIPLGKMSVLVGANGSGKSTLLSTIARMLKPLGGSVLLDGKAIHQQPTKAVSRQLGILPQSPVVPEGLTVFELVARGRFPWQSFMRQWSQEDENAVQQALEMTGTAGFAHQPVDSLSGGQRQRCWIAMALAQQTPVILLDEPTTFLDLRYQVEILELLHTLTRDHGRTVIVVLHDLNFAVNYADTLIFLKQGRLQGVINEGEACTPELIKRVFDVEVQMSVNPLTGKPFFIPFRKPGGSGA from the coding sequence ATGCCACAACACGTGGAACAACCTGAAAGCGGGCAAGGTATCGTGCTCGACCGCCTGTCGGCGGGCTATCACAAGCAGATAATTGTCGATGAGATCAGCCTGACCATTCCCCTCGGCAAAATGAGTGTGCTGGTGGGCGCAAACGGCTCCGGGAAATCCACCCTGCTCAGCACCATTGCCCGCATGCTGAAACCGCTGGGCGGCAGCGTGTTGCTGGATGGCAAAGCGATTCATCAGCAGCCGACAAAAGCCGTCTCCCGCCAGTTGGGCATCTTGCCGCAATCGCCGGTTGTGCCGGAAGGGCTGACGGTGTTTGAGCTGGTCGCGCGCGGGCGTTTTCCCTGGCAGAGCTTTATGCGCCAGTGGTCCCAGGAGGATGAAAACGCGGTACAGCAGGCGCTGGAAATGACCGGCACCGCCGGGTTTGCCCATCAGCCCGTGGATAGCCTCTCCGGCGGCCAGCGGCAGCGCTGCTGGATTGCGATGGCGCTGGCGCAGCAAACGCCGGTGATCCTACTTGATGAACCAACCACCTTCCTCGATCTTCGCTATCAGGTGGAGATCCTCGAACTGCTGCATACCTTAACCCGCGATCATGGCCGCACGGTGATTGTGGTGCTGCACGATCTTAACTTCGCGGTGAACTACGCCGACACGCTGATCTTCCTAAAGCAGGGACGTTTGCAAGGGGTGATCAACGAAGGCGAAGCCTGCACGCCGGAGCTGATCAAACGCGTGTTCGATGTCGAGGTACAGATGTCGGTTAACCCGTTGACCGGCAAGCCCTTCTTTATCCCCTTTCGCAAACCGGGCGGTAGCGGCGCATGA
- a CDS encoding carbohydrate ABC transporter permease has translation MSVEISPALNSTAAAARPRWLRLRHSRPFTLALLMSCMALLWVSPFIWMLSSAFSTTTFGEEMASILPRFPLTLDNFSEAWNSADWLSLYGNTLIFAFGTFFVQLFTITTAGYVFACHEFRGKQTLFVLFLVQLMIMPVVMMIPNMLTLKTFGLLNTLTGVMMPYFTSAFGVFLMRQAFLAIPKEIEEAALMEGCRWWQVLFRVMLPMSWPSLLAFATVSITYHWNEYLWPLMMLNDPDKQVLTVGLVSFAMGAESGGQWGVISAGTLMVCLPLMIAFIAFQKQFLRSFGFSGIK, from the coding sequence ATGAGCGTTGAGATCTCGCCTGCCCTCAACTCGACGGCCGCCGCTGCCCGCCCGCGCTGGCTGCGTCTGCGCCACTCCCGTCCGTTTACCCTCGCGCTGCTGATGAGCTGCATGGCGCTGCTGTGGGTCAGCCCGTTTATCTGGATGCTGTCGTCCGCTTTCAGCACCACCACCTTCGGCGAAGAGATGGCCTCAATTCTGCCGCGCTTTCCGCTAACGCTGGATAACTTCAGCGAGGCGTGGAACAGCGCCGACTGGCTGAGCCTCTACGGCAACACGCTGATTTTCGCCTTCGGCACCTTCTTCGTGCAGCTTTTTACCATCACGACCGCCGGGTATGTCTTTGCCTGCCATGAGTTTCGCGGCAAGCAGACGCTGTTCGTCCTCTTTCTGGTGCAGCTGATGATCATGCCGGTGGTGATGATGATCCCCAATATGCTGACGCTGAAAACCTTCGGCCTGCTCAACACCTTAACCGGCGTGATGATGCCCTACTTCACCTCGGCGTTTGGCGTGTTCCTGATGCGCCAGGCCTTTCTCGCCATCCCGAAAGAGATCGAAGAGGCGGCGCTAATGGAGGGCTGCCGCTGGTGGCAGGTGCTGTTCCGCGTGATGTTGCCGATGTCCTGGCCGTCGCTGCTCGCCTTCGCCACCGTCAGCATTACCTATCACTGGAACGAGTATTTATGGCCGCTAATGATGCTCAACGATCCCGATAAACAGGTGCTGACGGTCGGGCTGGTCTCCTTCGCCATGGGCGCGGAGTCCGGCGGGCAGTGGGGGGTGATCAGCGCCGGAACGCTGATGGTCTGCCTGCCGCTGATGATCGCCTTTATCGCGTTCCAGAAACAGTTTCTTCGAAGCTTTGGCTTCTCCGGCATTAAATAA
- a CDS encoding phosphodiesterase, with protein MFLAQISDTHFRSQHEKLYGFIDVNAGNADVVCQLNALRERPDAVVISGDIVNCGQPAEYRVARQVLGSLDYPLFVIPGNHDDKAHFLEYMHPLCPQLGSDPHNMRYAIDEFPTRLLFIDSSLTGESKGWLTPETLNWLEAQLTQSRDRPTALFMHHPPLPLGNAQMDRIACENGHLLLKLIERFPALTRIFCGHNHSLTMTQYRQATIATIPATVHQVPYCHEDTRPYYDMSPPACLMHRQVGEQWVSYLHSLSHYPGPWLYNPQISCPVDER; from the coding sequence ATGTTTTTAGCGCAAATTTCCGACACCCACTTTCGCAGCCAGCATGAGAAGCTGTACGGGTTTATTGACGTCAATGCCGGTAACGCCGATGTGGTGTGCCAGCTAAACGCCCTGCGCGAGCGCCCGGATGCGGTGGTCATCAGCGGTGATATCGTTAACTGCGGCCAGCCTGCGGAGTACCGCGTGGCGCGCCAGGTGCTCGGCAGCCTCGATTACCCGCTGTTTGTCATTCCCGGCAATCACGACGACAAAGCGCACTTTCTTGAGTATATGCACCCGCTCTGCCCACAGCTGGGCAGCGATCCGCACAATATGCGTTACGCGATTGATGAGTTCCCCACTCGCCTGCTGTTTATTGACTCCAGTCTCACCGGGGAGTCAAAAGGCTGGCTGACACCGGAGACGCTGAACTGGCTGGAAGCGCAGCTTACGCAGAGTAGAGATCGGCCTACCGCGCTGTTTATGCACCACCCGCCGCTGCCGCTCGGCAATGCGCAGATGGATCGTATCGCCTGTGAAAACGGCCATCTGCTGTTAAAGCTGATTGAGCGTTTCCCGGCGCTGACGCGCATCTTCTGTGGCCATAATCACAGCCTGACCATGACCCAGTATCGCCAGGCGACGATTGCCACCATTCCCGCCACCGTCCACCAGGTGCCGTACTGCCACGAAGATACTCGCCCCTATTACGATATGTCGCCGCCCGCCTGCCTGATGCACCGCCAGGTCGGCGAACAGTGGGTCAGTTACCTGCATTCGCTTTCTCACTACCCCGGCCCGTGGCTCTACAACCCACAGATCAGCTGCCCGGTGGATGAGCGCTAA